A genomic region of Streptococcus suis contains the following coding sequences:
- the recJ gene encoding single-stranded-DNA-specific exonuclease RecJ: MIKPNYDWQLLTGFSDEQFIKIAKKEGVDPVAAKLLYERGIHSAEELHTFIQPSLEDLHDPYLLHDMDKAVERIRRAIEDYEQILIYGDYDADGMTSASILKETLEEMGAEVQVYLPNRFTDGYGPNQSVYKYFIEQQGISLIVTVDNGVAGHEAIAYAQEMGVDVVVTDHHSMQETLPNAYAIVHPEHPEGNYPFKHLAGCGVAFKLACALLETVHADLLDLVAIGTIADMVSLTDENRVMVKYGLSLLKQTERAGLQELMKIAGIDMDSLDEETVGFQLAPRLNALGRLDDPNPAIELLTGFDDEEAHEIALMINSKNVERKDVVQAIYDEAKTMLRHDRPVQVLAKEGWNPGVLGIVAGRLLEELHQPVIVLSIEDGKAKGSARSVEAVDIFKALKDHQDLFIAFGGHAGAAGMTLEVDKLEELALTLADYIIENKLDLSSKSSLVLDEELDLEELTLDTLKSFEKLAPYGMDNKKPVFYIRDFQVESARTMGQNNAHLKLRITKGAAGFDVVAFGKGNLALEFSQAKGLELAVTLSVNQWNGNTSLQLMLVDARVNGVQLYNIRGKQHPIPAGVPILDIENPVADNKAIVLANLPEDLSSLRSYFQEREFEAIYFKNEIAKPYYLDGYGSREQFAKLYKTIYQFDEFDVRYKLKDLAGYLKIKDSLLVKMIQIFQELEFVTITDGVMRVNKEAQKREISESQIYQELKETVIQQELMALGTVQEIYEWLCGRV; the protein is encoded by the coding sequence GCCGAGCAATCGAAGATTACGAACAAATTTTGATTTATGGAGATTATGATGCAGATGGCATGACCTCGGCATCTATTCTGAAAGAAACTCTGGAGGAAATGGGGGCAGAAGTCCAAGTTTATCTTCCCAATCGTTTCACAGATGGCTATGGGCCAAATCAATCAGTTTACAAGTATTTTATCGAGCAGCAGGGGATTTCTCTTATTGTGACGGTGGACAATGGCGTAGCGGGTCATGAAGCGATTGCCTATGCCCAGGAAATGGGTGTCGATGTTGTCGTGACAGACCACCATTCCATGCAGGAAACCCTTCCCAATGCCTATGCGATTGTACATCCAGAGCATCCAGAGGGAAATTATCCCTTCAAACATTTGGCAGGTTGCGGTGTGGCTTTCAAATTGGCCTGTGCCCTTCTTGAAACGGTTCATGCAGACTTGCTGGATTTGGTCGCAATTGGCACCATCGCTGATATGGTTAGCTTGACCGATGAGAATCGTGTCATGGTCAAATATGGTCTGTCCCTTCTCAAACAGACCGAACGTGCAGGCCTCCAAGAATTGATGAAAATAGCTGGCATTGATATGGATAGCCTTGATGAAGAAACAGTTGGCTTCCAACTTGCTCCGAGGTTGAATGCCCTTGGTCGACTCGATGATCCAAATCCAGCCATCGAATTACTGACTGGTTTTGATGACGAAGAGGCCCATGAGATTGCTCTCATGATTAACAGTAAAAATGTAGAACGCAAAGACGTTGTCCAAGCAATTTACGATGAAGCAAAAACCATGCTCCGTCATGATAGACCTGTTCAAGTTCTGGCTAAAGAAGGTTGGAACCCAGGTGTTTTAGGGATTGTAGCAGGACGCCTACTAGAAGAATTGCACCAGCCTGTTATCGTCTTGTCTATTGAAGATGGTAAGGCAAAGGGTTCGGCTCGTTCTGTTGAAGCGGTTGACATTTTCAAGGCCCTTAAAGATCATCAGGACCTATTTATCGCCTTTGGTGGTCATGCTGGTGCAGCAGGTATGACCTTGGAAGTTGACAAACTTGAAGAGCTTGCTCTAACCTTGGCAGACTACATTATCGAAAATAAATTGGATTTATCCAGCAAGTCTTCGCTGGTCTTAGATGAAGAATTGGATTTAGAGGAATTAACCCTAGATACTCTAAAATCTTTCGAGAAGCTTGCGCCTTACGGCATGGATAATAAAAAGCCTGTATTCTACATCAGAGACTTTCAGGTAGAATCAGCAAGAACTATGGGGCAGAATAATGCCCATTTGAAACTACGCATTACTAAAGGTGCTGCTGGATTTGATGTGGTTGCTTTTGGTAAGGGTAATCTAGCCTTGGAATTTTCACAGGCCAAGGGCTTAGAACTAGCTGTTACCTTGTCTGTCAATCAATGGAATGGTAATACCAGTCTTCAGCTCATGTTGGTTGATGCTCGGGTCAATGGTGTTCAACTTTATAATATTCGTGGAAAACAACATCCTATTCCTGCAGGAGTCCCAATTTTGGACATTGAAAATCCAGTAGCAGATAACAAAGCAATTGTCTTAGCTAACTTGCCTGAGGACCTCAGTAGTCTGCGTAGCTATTTTCAGGAAAGAGAATTTGAGGCCATTTATTTTAAAAATGAAATTGCCAAACCGTACTATCTAGATGGTTATGGTAGCCGAGAACAATTCGCTAAATTGTATAAGACTATTTACCAATTTGATGAGTTTGATGTCCGCTACAAACTGAAAGATTTGGCTGGTTACTTAAAAATTAAGGACAGTCTCTTGGTCAAAATGATTCAGATTTTCCAAGAATTAGAATTTGTTACCATTACGGATGGGGTTATGCGGGTCAACAAAGAGGCGCAGAAGCGAGAGATTTCAGAAAGTCAAATATATCAAGAATTGAAAGAAACAGTTATCCAACAAGAGTTGATGGCGCTTGGCACCGTTCAGGAAATTTATGAATGGTTATGTGGTCGCGTTTGA
- the metA gene encoding homoserine O-acetyltransferase MetA produces MPIKIEKSLPAVEILRKENIFVMDSDRASHQDIRPIKILILNLMPQKIVTETQLLRLLANTPLQLEVEFLYMASHESKNTHSDHLKQFYKTFEQVRDSYFDGLIVTGAPVENLPFEEVDYWQELTQVFDWSKTHVYSTLHICWGAQAGLYARYGVPKHSMSRKLSGVYCQEVTNPTSPLMRGFDDEFRSPHSRYTEVREADIAHLSGLTILSQGPEVGLSILASKDLREIYSFGHLEYDRDTLAKEYQRDCIAGKNPHLPENYFKEDDPTSKPSLSWNLPAAQFFTNWVNYAVYQETPYDWHIFEQSAQSASL; encoded by the coding sequence ATGCCAATTAAAATTGAAAAATCATTACCAGCAGTTGAAATTTTGAGAAAAGAGAATATTTTTGTGATGGATAGTGACCGAGCTAGTCATCAGGACATTCGTCCTATCAAAATCCTTATTCTCAATCTCATGCCACAGAAGATAGTGACGGAGACTCAGTTGCTCCGTCTTTTGGCTAACACTCCTTTACAGCTAGAGGTTGAATTTCTCTACATGGCTAGTCACGAGTCCAAAAATACACACTCGGACCATTTGAAGCAGTTTTATAAGACTTTTGAGCAGGTCAGGGATAGCTATTTTGATGGGCTCATCGTGACAGGAGCACCAGTTGAAAACTTACCTTTTGAGGAAGTTGATTACTGGCAAGAACTTACTCAAGTTTTTGATTGGTCAAAAACACATGTTTATTCAACATTGCACATTTGTTGGGGTGCACAGGCTGGTTTGTATGCACGCTATGGTGTACCCAAACACAGTATGTCTCGAAAACTATCAGGCGTATATTGTCAAGAAGTGACTAATCCAACTAGCCCTCTTATGCGTGGATTTGACGATGAATTTCGTTCGCCACACTCCCGTTATACGGAAGTAAGAGAAGCAGATATTGCCCATCTGAGTGGGTTGACGATTTTATCACAAGGTCCAGAAGTTGGTCTATCCATTTTAGCCAGCAAGGATTTAAGAGAAATTTATAGTTTTGGACATTTAGAGTATGATAGGGATACCCTAGCTAAGGAATACCAACGTGATTGTATAGCTGGAAAAAATCCCCATTTACCGGAAAATTATTTCAAAGAAGATGACCCTACAAGCAAACCATCTCTCTCTTGGAATTTACCAGCAGCACAATTCTTTACCAACTGGGTGAATTATGCTGTCTATCAAGAAACTCCATACGACTGGCATATCTTTGAACAATCAGCCCAGTCAGCTAGTCTTTAA
- a CDS encoding DnaD domain-containing protein, with amino-acid sequence MNYSQQFRQGHLVLPAAILFHYQELFPSADDFLIWQFFFYQNSSAIESLAPSEIAQATGKTVAQVNQAIENLQDAGLLEFKTISIAGEIEMIFDALPAFEKLDALLTPKQAVEIVQQENDLKTLVGDFERELGRFLSPFEIEDLQKTIEDDKTSIDLVRAALKEAVFNNKTNWKYIQAILRNWRREGITTVAQVEAKNAEREIQTPKNVTVSSDFLDAMDLWKD; translated from the coding sequence ATGAACTATTCACAGCAATTTCGTCAGGGACATTTGGTCCTGCCAGCAGCAATATTATTCCACTATCAAGAGCTTTTTCCGTCGGCAGATGATTTTTTGATTTGGCAGTTTTTCTTTTATCAAAATTCTTCGGCTATCGAATCATTAGCGCCTAGTGAGATTGCTCAAGCTACTGGTAAAACAGTTGCCCAGGTCAATCAAGCTATTGAAAATCTCCAAGATGCTGGACTCTTAGAATTTAAGACAATCAGTATTGCTGGTGAAATTGAAATGATATTCGATGCGCTTCCTGCTTTTGAAAAATTGGATGCTCTGTTAACTCCAAAACAGGCAGTTGAGATTGTGCAGCAAGAGAATGATTTGAAGACCTTGGTGGGTGATTTTGAACGTGAATTGGGCCGCTTTTTATCGCCGTTTGAAATCGAAGATTTGCAGAAGACTATTGAGGATGACAAAACTTCGATTGATTTGGTTCGTGCAGCCTTGAAAGAAGCTGTTTTTAACAACAAAACAAATTGGAAATACATCCAAGCTATTCTACGAAACTGGCGCCGTGAGGGAATTACTACAGTTGCGCAAGTAGAAGCGAAAAATGCAGAAAGAGAAATTCAGACTCCTAAGAATGTGACTGTTTCAAGTGACTTTCTTGATGCAATGGATCTCTGGAAAGATTGA
- a CDS encoding adenine phosphoribosyltransferase yields the protein MNLKDYIATIPNYPKEGIEFRDISPLMADGNAYSYAVREIVQYATDKQIDMIVGPEARGFIVGCPVAFELGIGFAPVRKPGKLPREVISADYEKEYGVDTLTMHADAIKPGQRVLIVDDLLATGGTVKATIEMIEKLGGIVAGCAFLIELDDLKGREAIGDYDYKVLMHY from the coding sequence ATGAACTTAAAAGATTACATCGCAACAATTCCTAACTATCCAAAAGAAGGTATCGAATTCCGTGACATTAGCCCTTTGATGGCAGATGGAAATGCTTATAGCTATGCAGTACGTGAAATCGTTCAGTATGCGACAGATAAGCAAATCGATATGATTGTTGGGCCAGAGGCGCGTGGTTTCATCGTTGGATGTCCAGTTGCCTTTGAATTGGGAATCGGTTTTGCACCAGTTCGTAAGCCAGGTAAGTTACCACGTGAGGTTATCTCAGCTGACTATGAAAAAGAATATGGTGTAGATACATTGACGATGCATGCAGACGCAATCAAACCAGGACAACGTGTCTTGATTGTCGATGACTTGTTGGCAACTGGTGGTACTGTAAAAGCAACGATCGAAATGATTGAAAAGCTTGGCGGTATCGTTGCTGGCTGTGCCTTCTTGATTGAGCTAGATGATTTGAAAGGCCGCGAAGCAATCGGCGATTACGACTACAAGGTTTTGATGCACTATTAA
- a CDS encoding tRNA (adenine(22)-N(1))-methyltransferase gives METKLSKRLETVASFVPQGARLVDVGSDHAYLPLFLVEQGRIDFAIAGEVVQGPYQSALQNVEQAGQTEKILVRLANGLGAFETSDQMTAVTIAGMGGRLIAEILEAGKEKLATIERLILQPNNREDDVRRWLEKNGFRLVAEKILEENGKLYEVLVAESGQMRLSEVEHRFGPYLLEEASPVFVKKWRRELEKLSFALEQVPSERQGDRFAISQKIQQIQEVLHVS, from the coding sequence ATGGAAACAAAATTATCTAAAAGGCTGGAAACAGTCGCAAGTTTTGTCCCACAAGGGGCACGTCTAGTTGATGTAGGGAGTGACCATGCTTATCTCCCTCTTTTTTTGGTAGAGCAGGGGCGTATTGATTTTGCCATTGCGGGGGAAGTCGTTCAAGGCCCCTATCAGTCAGCGCTCCAGAATGTAGAGCAGGCGGGACAAACAGAAAAAATTCTAGTCCGTTTAGCAAATGGCTTAGGTGCGTTTGAGACGTCTGACCAGATGACTGCCGTGACCATAGCAGGTATGGGAGGACGCTTGATTGCAGAAATCTTAGAAGCAGGAAAAGAAAAGCTTGCGACCATTGAACGGTTGATACTCCAGCCAAATAATCGTGAAGATGATGTGCGTCGATGGTTGGAAAAAAATGGTTTTAGATTGGTTGCTGAAAAGATTCTGGAAGAAAATGGCAAGTTATATGAAGTCCTCGTTGCAGAATCAGGACAGATGAGATTATCAGAAGTTGAACATCGTTTTGGTCCCTATCTACTAGAGGAGGCTTCACCAGTTTTCGTCAAAAAGTGGAGAAGAGAACTTGAAAAATTAAGTTTTGCTTTGGAACAAGTTCCATCTGAACGCCAAGGTGACCGCTTTGCCATTTCCCAAAAAATCCAACAAATTCAGGAGGTACTCCATGTTAGCTAG
- a CDS encoding DUF3114 domain-containing protein, which produces MVMWSRLMTVEALVIVGVLGTLLYTYSFFRQKSLLKNLEQITEIKHALIELRRVGWSERAIKKVFLKQLLPLKQEAIPAFVQNLIKEAAIFASTSFYQLIRVDSRSLNQEKATALLEQSMNMLDFPEELSHGILPELLQKMDVNCPPHHPFWRYFAKLVDKAFPVRELEVKRPLNRQVHQLRYLISYQQAFWVRQQFGKGKTDWQALVAYLRSLPRWSYRLRESARLHNKQLFGKKNQKTLPVNMKILIHFHSEFILNQDGQFALILEERPHVNGVVNGASFNYARANNKRHRQLDMAPVGTQDPVFRKELLRSKMGVYLSPTRLRHYQKGRNEVGWEQSYFNQQGSFSYGGHSRAACVANVRRRFAKDIGLKCTKKQFHGIMKSKNYF; this is translated from the coding sequence ATGGTTATGTGGTCGCGTTTGATGACAGTAGAAGCTCTGGTTATTGTTGGAGTGCTTGGAACGCTTCTCTACACTTATAGTTTTTTCAGGCAAAAAAGCCTGTTGAAAAATCTTGAACAGATAACCGAAATAAAGCACGCACTGATTGAATTACGGCGAGTAGGATGGTCAGAAAGAGCCATCAAAAAGGTTTTCCTGAAACAACTGTTGCCTCTAAAACAAGAAGCCATCCCAGCATTTGTTCAAAATTTGATAAAAGAAGCTGCTATTTTTGCCTCAACTAGCTTTTATCAGTTGATAAGAGTTGACAGTCGCTCTTTAAACCAAGAGAAAGCGACGGCTTTATTGGAGCAAAGTATGAATATGTTAGATTTTCCTGAGGAATTAAGTCACGGGATATTACCTGAACTTTTGCAGAAGATGGATGTGAATTGTCCTCCACACCATCCGTTTTGGCGGTACTTTGCTAAGCTAGTTGATAAGGCTTTTCCAGTTCGAGAATTAGAAGTCAAACGGCCGTTAAACAGACAGGTCCATCAACTGCGCTACCTTATTTCCTATCAGCAGGCTTTTTGGGTACGTCAGCAGTTTGGAAAAGGAAAAACAGACTGGCAGGCTCTAGTAGCCTATTTACGTAGCCTACCTCGGTGGTCTTACCGCTTACGAGAATCTGCCCGCCTACACAATAAACAACTGTTCGGCAAGAAAAATCAGAAGACCTTGCCAGTCAATATGAAGATTTTGATTCATTTTCACAGTGAATTTATCCTAAATCAAGATGGACAATTTGCCTTGATTTTAGAAGAACGACCACATGTCAATGGCGTGGTAAACGGGGCTTCCTTCAATTATGCCAGAGCTAATAATAAGCGCCATAGACAACTTGATATGGCTCCAGTTGGCACGCAGGATCCCGTTTTTCGGAAAGAATTGCTACGCTCAAAGATGGGAGTCTATTTATCGCCTACTCGCTTGCGCCACTACCAAAAAGGAAGAAATGAGGTTGGCTGGGAGCAGTCTTACTTTAATCAGCAAGGAAGTTTTTCCTATGGTGGGCATAGCAGGGCAGCTTGTGTGGCGAATGTGAGGAGACGATTTGCTAAAGATATAGGTCTGAAATGTACCAAAAAACAATTTCATGGTATAATGAAGAGTAAAAATTATTTTTAA